CAGTTTATTGCACTTATGTTTACCTTAATGGTAGGTACAGCATCCTTACCTCACGTCATTGTTCGTTTCTTTACCGTAACAACAATGAAAGCGGCACGTTGGAGTGGGGCATGGGCGCTTGTGTTTATCGCTCTACTTTATCTATCAGCACCTGCCTATGCAGCATTCTCTCGTTTCATCTTAATGACGCAAGTAGCAGGTAGCCCGATTGATGACCTTCCAGCATGGACGACATCGTGGGTGAATACTGGTTTACTAGAAGTCGCTGATACGAATGGGGACGGAATTCTTCAATGGCAAGAAATTATCATTGGGAATGATATTGTCGTCATGGCAACGCCAGAAATCGCGAACCTAGGCATGTTTGTTATCGGGATCGTCGCTGCTGGTGCGATGGCTGCTGCCCTTTCAACAGCTGGTGGTCTCTTAATTACCATTTCATCATCGTTTGCCCATGACATTTACTATCGTTTAGTAAATCCACAAGCAAGTGATAAAAAACGTCTTGCTGCTGGTCGTTGGGCAATCGTCTTATCAACGGTCGTTGCTGGTATCGTTGCGCTTGATCCACCAGGGGTCATTACACAAATTGTTGCCTGGGCATTCGCATTAGCCGGTGGTACGTTCTTCCCTGTGTTATTATTAGGTGTATGGTGGAAGAGAACGAACGCACAAGGGGTCGTTGCCGGGATGATTGGTGGTCTAGCCGCAACACTAGGTTACATTTTCCTTGCAATGAATGGCATTATGTTGTTTGGCATCCAAGATACAGGTGCAGGTTTGATCGGTGTACCAATTAACTTCTTGATTACAATCATTGTGTCAAAAATGACAGCAGCTCCACCTCAAAAGCTTCAGGACGAATGTACGAATCTACGTTATCCTGAGCAGATGACATATAAAGATGGCGAGGTATGGATGGATGAGGTATCAGGAAAATAACGAATTATATGAGCAAATAAAAAGGCATCAGCTGTT
The window above is part of the Desertibacillus haloalkaliphilus genome. Proteins encoded here:
- a CDS encoding sodium:solute symporter family protein — protein: MDSQALVSVGLILVTFALYIGISIYNRAKATSDFYVASRGVPPFWNGMAIGGDWMSAASFIGMAGTVMVLGYDGLAYIMGWTGGYLFLSFLLAPQLRKYGRYTVPEFIGDRFDSNPARLIAAIATVIISFTYIIGQLSGSGVVIGRILSIDAMYGTMIGVVIIAIYATLGGMKGITWTQVAQYLILITAYIIPIVFMSLQVTGNPLPWLTYGNVVSEIGALDRELGLSEYFAPFADSEKLQFIALMFTLMVGTASLPHVIVRFFTVTTMKAARWSGAWALVFIALLYLSAPAYAAFSRFILMTQVAGSPIDDLPAWTTSWVNTGLLEVADTNGDGILQWQEIIIGNDIVVMATPEIANLGMFVIGIVAAGAMAAALSTAGGLLITISSSFAHDIYYRLVNPQASDKKRLAAGRWAIVLSTVVAGIVALDPPGVITQIVAWAFALAGGTFFPVLLLGVWWKRTNAQGVVAGMIGGLAATLGYIFLAMNGIMLFGIQDTGAGLIGVPINFLITIIVSKMTAAPPQKLQDECTNLRYPEQMTYKDGEVWMDEVSGK